A DNA window from Syngnathus typhle isolate RoL2023-S1 ecotype Sweden linkage group LG2, RoL_Styp_1.0, whole genome shotgun sequence contains the following coding sequences:
- the LOC133150138 gene encoding NF-kappa-B inhibitor zeta-like translates to MSRADLQKRKRLPDEIPVSPPKIPPCTYLPGPEPPPPQEYQLTLFQWQIQQEARKFEGVAPELLSKQDGDGDTCLHIAVAQGRRALAYMLASKMAVYGALEVKEHNGQTPLQVAAAANQHLIVGDLLEHGANVNTADLWGRSPLHICAEKGFHLCLQIIWRTFSGCLQMINTEMWNFEGQTSLHVAVLSHNAVENEWRTGAGDWHQKNELLQRKHIHVQCVEALLYMGASCGTQDLKSGYTCWHMAAEEANCQLLSIFLQRPSAVSSLDHKSFSGNTALHIVSALQNHPTQLQALKLLMAGGADPTARNLENELPWHLAPAGHAGEMVRQILRGQHLDA, encoded by the exons ATGTCTAGGGCTGACCTCCAGAAAAGGAAACGTTTGCCGGATGAAATCCCTGTAAGTCCACCGAAGATCCCTCCTTGCACCTACCTGCCTGGTCCTGAGCCACCCCCTCCCCAGGAGTATCAGCTCACATTATTTCAGTGGCAAATCCAACAAGAAGCGCGCAAGTTTGAAGGAGTCGCTCCCGAGTTGCTGAGCAAACAAGATGGAGACGGTGACAC ATGTCTTCACATAGCTGTGGCCCAAGGCAGAAGAGCTCTGGCCTACATGCTTGCTTCCAAGATGGCCGTCTACGGTGCTTTAGAGGTGAAAGAGCACAATGGGCAG ACGCCGCTTCAGGTGGCCGCGGCGGCCAATCAGCACCTCATCGTAGGTGACCTGCTAGAGCACGGAGCAAATGTCAACACCGCAGACCTGTGGGGCCGCTCACCTCTGCACATTTGCGCTGAGAAAGGATTCCACCTCTGTCTTCAG ATCATCTGGAGGACTTTCTCCGGATGTTTACAGATGATTAATACAGAAATGTGGAATTTTGAGG GTCAAACTTCGCTTCATGTTGCCGTGTTGTCTCACAATGCGGTTGAAAACGAGTGGAGGACTGGCGCCGGGGACTGGCACCAGAAAAATGAGTTGCTGCAAAGAAAACACATTCATGTTCAATGTGTGGAGGCCCTGTTGTACATGGGGGCCTCCTGTGGGACTCAG GACTTAAAAAGCGGTTATACATGTTGGCACATGGCAGCCGAAGAAGCCAATTGTCAGCTGTTGAGCATCTTCCTCCAGCGGCCGTCTGCCGTGAGCAGCCTCGACCACAAG AGCTTCAGCGGCAACACAGCCCTACACATCGTCAGCGCCTTACAAAACCATCCCACTCAGCTTCAGGCGTTGAAGCTACTGATGGCAGGTGGAGCCGACCCCACCGCCAGAAACTTGGAGAACGAGCTCCCCTGGCACCTGGCGCCTGCAGGTCACGCTGGTGAGATG GTGCGTCAGATCCTGAGAGGCCAACACCTTGATGCTTAA
- the LOC133150139 gene encoding glycerol kinase-like isoform X1 yields MLFNIHTMDWDPELCKYFGIPMEILPRVRSSSEIYGLMKISSSWKSGALSGIPISGCLGDQSAALVGQMCFQDGQAKNTHICTFKKKKNPALEHNTMHLELAP; encoded by the exons ATGTTGTTCAATATTCACACGATGGACTGGGACCCGGAGCTGTGCAA ATATTTTGGTATCCCAATGGAGATTCTGCCCCGAGTGAGAAGTTCTTCTGAAATCTACGGCCTCATG AAAATAAGTTCTAGCTGG AAATCAGGAGCGCTTTCCGGCATTCCCATTTCAGGG TGTCTTGGCGATCAGTCGGCAGCGCTGGTTGGACAGATGTGCTTCCAGGACGGGCAAGCCAAAAACAC GCACATCTGTacctttaagaaaaaaaaaaatccagccctTGAGCACAATACAATGCACTTGGAACTGGCTCCCTAG
- the LOC133150139 gene encoding glycerol kinase-like isoform X2 — MLFNIHTMDWDPELCKYFGIPMEILPRVRSSSEIYGLMKSGALSGIPISGCLGDQSAALVGQMCFQDGQAKNTHICTFKKKKNPALEHNTMHLELAP, encoded by the exons ATGTTGTTCAATATTCACACGATGGACTGGGACCCGGAGCTGTGCAA ATATTTTGGTATCCCAATGGAGATTCTGCCCCGAGTGAGAAGTTCTTCTGAAATCTACGGCCTCATG AAATCAGGAGCGCTTTCCGGCATTCCCATTTCAGGG TGTCTTGGCGATCAGTCGGCAGCGCTGGTTGGACAGATGTGCTTCCAGGACGGGCAAGCCAAAAACAC GCACATCTGTacctttaagaaaaaaaaaaatccagccctTGAGCACAATACAATGCACTTGGAACTGGCTCCCTAG